A genomic window from Cytobacillus suaedae includes:
- a CDS encoding DUF3221 domain-containing protein, translating to MKKISLVLSLLLLALILFGCNKEMKNETIIDDNGEKEIVEVIGFVNDIQLDEKGYVKEIFLITSIDSWSEMTKKKQEELGLDPTAEETMIVSFSEHKNIDIKLGNKVKVSIVNRLEESAPPLATGIDVEVVN from the coding sequence ATGAAAAAAATTAGTTTAGTCCTATCATTACTTCTATTAGCACTTATTTTATTTGGATGTAACAAAGAAATGAAAAACGAAACTATCATTGATGATAATGGCGAAAAAGAAATTGTTGAAGTAATCGGATTTGTCAATGATATTCAGTTAGATGAAAAAGGCTATGTTAAAGAAATTTTCTTAATTACAAGTATTGATTCATGGAGTGAAATGACTAAAAAAAAGCAAGAAGAGTTAGGTTTGGACCCAACAGCAGAAGAAACCATGATTGTTTCTTTCTCAGAACATAAAAATATAGACATCAAATTAGGTAATAAAGTTAAGGTTAGTATTGTTAACAGGCTAGAGGAGTCAGCTCCTCCATTAGCTACTGGAATTGATGTGGAGGTTGTTAATTAA
- a CDS encoding helix-turn-helix transcriptional regulator, translated as MYSELTKNVINFLEESLLDDWQLEDYASKVGYSKFHLSRIFKEETGLTISEYIRKRRLATGAMYLLYSDESIIQIAFELHFQSQEAFTRSFKELYKLPPGKYRKLMRSLRGMEETNMTETIKGWILSGSHPTCYEMKTDGQVFHTGTKSGLLTSKTKVSEEQFGTMMQSFSAGNWKGKRIKVSCFLKTEDVQKCGIWCRVDNNSGDVIQFDNMDKRSIQGTTDWNFYSIVLDVPEDSSSVHFGILLTGTGKVWADGFKFDEVDLSVSSTNMLEKNELPLEPVNLGFDER; from the coding sequence GTGTATAGCGAATTAACTAAGAACGTAATAAACTTTTTAGAAGAATCTTTATTAGATGATTGGCAATTAGAGGATTATGCATCTAAAGTGGGTTATTCGAAGTTTCATTTATCACGTATTTTTAAAGAAGAAACTGGATTGACAATAAGTGAATATATTCGAAAACGCAGACTGGCAACAGGAGCAATGTATTTATTATATTCAGATGAATCAATAATTCAAATAGCCTTTGAGTTACATTTCCAATCACAAGAAGCATTCACACGTTCTTTTAAGGAGCTATATAAATTGCCGCCTGGAAAATACCGCAAGCTGATGCGGTCACTAAGAGGAATGGAGGAAACAAATATGACTGAAACAATAAAAGGCTGGATTTTGAGTGGTTCACACCCAACTTGTTATGAGATGAAAACTGATGGGCAAGTATTTCATACGGGTACTAAATCAGGCTTACTGACTTCGAAAACAAAGGTTAGCGAAGAACAATTTGGAACAATGATGCAAAGTTTTTCAGCAGGTAACTGGAAAGGAAAGCGAATTAAAGTTTCGTGTTTCTTAAAGACAGAAGATGTTCAAAAATGTGGAATTTGGTGTCGAGTAGATAATAATTCAGGTGATGTAATTCAGTTTGATAATATGGATAAGCGTTCGATTCAAGGCACAACAGACTGGAATTTTTATTCAATAGTATTAGATGTTCCAGAAGACAGTTCTTCTGTTCACTTTGGTATCCTGTTAACAGGCACAGGTAAAGTGTGGGCAGATGGATTTAAATTTGATGAAGTAGATTTATCTGTTTCATCAACAAATATGCTTGAAAAGAATGAATTGCCATTAGAGCCCGTAAATTTAGGATTCGATGAAAGATGA
- a CDS encoding DUF2584 domain-containing protein: MGMPFEFNTMIVTKGRETRVTENIFTLVKEGYRLYPIDIPIEVRRTIESDSSGEALIKKVELANNTTTITYELIALNSTN; the protein is encoded by the coding sequence ATGGGCATGCCTTTTGAATTTAATACAATGATCGTAACCAAAGGAAGAGAAACAAGGGTAACAGAAAATATCTTTACTTTAGTGAAAGAGGGATATCGTTTATACCCAATTGATATTCCTATAGAGGTAAGAAGGACAATCGAAAGTGACTCTAGCGGTGAAGCACTTATTAAAAAGGTTGAGTTAGCAAATAACACAACGACTATTACATATGAACTGATTGCTCTGAATTCTACAAACTAA
- a CDS encoding S9 family peptidase yields MVDGSIIESQRFPSPNPRIELYLITYYCKGLRVKGYLAYPKEEGCYDGFLYLRGGIKNVGKVRVGRIIQFASEGFVVMAPFYRGNQGGEGNEDFAGDDRYDALASYKVLEQHPKVNPNRIHAFGFSRGGVMALLTGIYETNICSIVSWGGVSDMSLTYVERKDLRRMMKRVIGGTPTKYPERYRYRTPLYELEKIVAPVLIIHGEKDKNVSVEHSYRLEKRLKELGKRVTSRYFKQFTHYFPPAENRETVKFVTEWMKNQ; encoded by the coding sequence ATGGTTGACGGCAGTATTATAGAGAGTCAAAGATTCCCTTCACCAAATCCAAGGATTGAACTGTATCTCATAACCTATTACTGTAAGGGACTTCGTGTAAAAGGATACTTAGCTTATCCTAAAGAAGAAGGATGTTATGATGGTTTTCTATATTTACGCGGTGGGATAAAAAATGTTGGAAAAGTACGGGTAGGTCGTATTATTCAGTTTGCTTCTGAAGGGTTTGTAGTGATGGCTCCATTCTATCGTGGTAATCAAGGTGGAGAAGGAAATGAAGATTTTGCAGGTGACGATAGATATGATGCTCTAGCTAGCTATAAAGTCTTGGAACAGCATCCGAAAGTGAACCCGAATCGTATTCATGCATTTGGTTTTTCGCGTGGTGGTGTGATGGCTCTCTTGACAGGAATTTATGAAACGAATATTTGCTCGATCGTATCATGGGGTGGAGTTTCAGATATGTCACTTACATATGTAGAAAGGAAAGATTTACGTAGGATGATGAAGAGGGTAATTGGAGGTACACCCACCAAATATCCGGAACGCTATCGTTATCGTACTCCACTTTATGAACTGGAAAAAATAGTGGCACCAGTATTAATCATTCATGGTGAAAAGGATAAAAACGTATCAGTTGAGCATTCATATCGACTAGAAAAGCGATTAAAGGAGCTAGGAAAGCGGGTAACGAGTAGGTATTTTAAACAATTTACACATTATTTTCCGCCAGCAGAAAATCGTGAAACGGTAAAATTTGTAACAGAATGGATGAAAAATCAGTAG
- a CDS encoding ABC transporter substrate-binding protein yields the protein MRYVSLFLTFLLIIPLVACNNDKTETIRVAEVTRSIFYAPQYVALSEGFFEDEGLNVELTTTWGGDKTMTAVLSDGADIALVGSETSIYVEAQGSSDPVINFAQLTQTDGTFLVAREKMDDFSWDQLKGSTFLGQRKGGMPQMVGEYVLKKHGIDPQNDLELIQNVDFANIPSAFASGTGDFVQLFEPQASIFEQEGKGFIVASFGEESGHVPYTTFMAKQSYLDGNKEAVDKFTRAIYKAQQWVQTHSAKEVAESIQSFFEDTPLETIEMVVDRYRSQGSYATDPILDEEEWDNLQNIMDEAGELPARIKYSTLVNTSIAEKIISE from the coding sequence ATGCGTTATGTATCCCTATTTTTGACGTTTCTTCTTATTATTCCACTAGTAGCCTGTAATAATGACAAAACAGAAACAATCCGGGTTGCAGAAGTTACCCGATCTATTTTTTATGCTCCTCAATATGTAGCACTGTCTGAAGGCTTTTTTGAAGATGAGGGCTTAAATGTTGAACTTACAACTACATGGGGCGGTGATAAAACGATGACTGCCGTTTTATCAGACGGTGCAGACATTGCCCTAGTAGGTTCTGAGACATCCATTTATGTTGAAGCTCAAGGGTCCAGTGACCCAGTTATCAATTTCGCACAGCTTACTCAAACAGATGGAACTTTCTTAGTTGCACGTGAAAAAATGGATGATTTCAGTTGGGACCAATTAAAAGGTAGTACATTTTTAGGTCAACGTAAAGGTGGCATGCCTCAAATGGTTGGGGAATACGTACTTAAGAAGCATGGTATTGATCCACAGAATGACCTAGAACTAATCCAAAACGTAGATTTTGCTAATATCCCATCTGCCTTCGCTTCGGGCACTGGTGACTTTGTTCAATTGTTTGAACCTCAAGCTAGCATCTTTGAACAAGAAGGGAAAGGCTTCATTGTTGCCTCATTTGGTGAAGAATCAGGCCATGTACCTTATACCACCTTCATGGCAAAACAAAGCTACCTAGACGGAAATAAAGAGGCTGTAGATAAATTTACTCGTGCTATCTACAAAGCCCAACAATGGGTTCAAACACATAGTGCAAAAGAAGTAGCTGAATCCATTCAATCCTTTTTTGAAGACACACCTCTTGAAACAATTGAAATGGTTGTTGACCGTTATAGAAGCCAAGGCTCATATGCCACTGACCCAATACTAGACGAAGAAGAATGGGATAATCTTCAAAACATTATGGATGAAGCTGGAGAGCTACCAGCACGTATTAAATACAGCACATTAGTTAACACATCCATTGCCGAAAAGATCATTTCAGAATAG
- a CDS encoding ABC transporter ATP-binding protein has product MTFLKVDRIHHTYFTKDSATTALEDISLTIEEGEFVSFLGPSGCGKTTLLSIIAGLLKPTEGRITIEGNPPNKEGPSIGYMLQQDYLFPWKTIEENVFVGLRTMNKNSAENKKKTIDLLKEMGLQGVEKSYPKQLSGGMRQRASLVRTLATNPKILLLDEPFSALDYQTKLKLENLMVKTLKEYNKTALLVTHDIGEAIAMSDRIFLLSANPGKIAKTFIIPEELKKITPFEARQHSIYSTIFQQIWEELDDLETE; this is encoded by the coding sequence GTGACTTTTCTTAAAGTAGATAGAATTCATCATACCTACTTTACCAAAGATTCAGCAACAACAGCACTCGAAGATATCTCTTTAACGATAGAGGAAGGGGAGTTTGTCTCCTTTCTCGGCCCTAGTGGCTGTGGAAAAACAACATTATTATCGATTATCGCAGGATTATTAAAACCCACAGAAGGTAGGATTACTATAGAAGGTAATCCTCCTAATAAGGAAGGACCCTCTATCGGCTATATGCTACAACAGGATTACCTTTTTCCCTGGAAAACAATCGAGGAAAATGTTTTTGTCGGCTTACGCACAATGAATAAGAATTCAGCTGAAAATAAGAAAAAGACGATTGATTTATTAAAAGAAATGGGATTACAGGGTGTTGAAAAGTCCTATCCAAAACAGCTTTCCGGTGGAATGCGCCAAAGAGCTTCATTGGTGAGGACATTAGCAACAAATCCAAAGATTTTGCTACTTGATGAACCTTTCTCAGCTCTTGATTATCAAACAAAACTAAAGTTAGAAAATTTAATGGTAAAAACATTAAAGGAATATAACAAAACTGCCTTACTTGTTACTCATGACATAGGTGAAGCGATTGCTATGAGTGACCGAATTTTTTTACTCTCGGCAAATCCGGGTAAAATCGCAAAAACCTTCATCATTCCAGAAGAGCTAAAAAAGATAACTCCATTTGAAGCTCGTCAACATTCTATCTACTCAACAATCTTTCAACAAATATGGGAGGAGTTAGATGACCTTGAAACAGAATAG
- a CDS encoding ABC transporter permease has protein sequence MTLKQNSSIRLLHEQYLREIKKEKRIVLFYQILIFLIFFSGWEIASKKTWIDPLIFSSPSKIWGLFITKLSDGSLLSNLSVTLFETVLGFIIGTLLGTILAAILWWSERLSRILDPYLVILNAMPKVALGPILIVALGPGFVSIIAMGAIISVIITTIVVYTSFREVDPNYIKVLNTFGASRGQCFKEAILPASFPTIISTLKVNVGLSWVGVIVGEFLVSAKGLGYMIIYGFQVFNFTLVLLSLLVIAVFATLMYQGVELLERKLIKDSKQ, from the coding sequence ATGACCTTGAAACAGAATAGTAGCATTCGTCTCCTTCATGAACAGTATTTAAGAGAAATCAAAAAAGAGAAAAGGATTGTATTATTTTATCAAATCCTTATTTTTCTTATCTTCTTTTCAGGATGGGAAATCGCTAGTAAAAAGACCTGGATTGACCCTTTAATTTTCAGTTCTCCATCTAAAATATGGGGGCTTTTTATAACAAAGCTATCTGATGGATCTCTACTCTCTAATTTAAGTGTTACCCTTTTTGAGACGGTACTAGGATTCATTATTGGGACTCTATTAGGGACGATTTTGGCAGCTATTCTATGGTGGTCAGAACGTCTCTCAAGGATACTTGACCCTTATCTAGTTATTTTAAATGCCATGCCTAAGGTGGCTCTTGGACCTATCTTAATAGTAGCACTTGGTCCGGGATTTGTTTCGATTATTGCAATGGGTGCGATTATCTCAGTAATTATCACCACAATCGTTGTTTACACCTCATTCAGAGAGGTAGACCCTAACTATATAAAGGTATTAAATACATTTGGAGCTAGCCGCGGTCAATGTTTTAAGGAAGCCATTCTCCCCGCTTCTTTTCCCACCATTATCTCTACCCTGAAAGTAAATGTCGGTTTATCGTGGGTCGGGGTTATTGTTGGAGAATTTCTTGTTTCGGCAAAAGGATTGGGCTATATGATTATATATGGATTCCAAGTGTTCAACTTCACTCTGGTTCTCTTAAGTCTATTAGTCATTGCAGTATTTGCCACACTAATGTATCAGGGTGTAGAGCTGCTTGAAAGGAAGCTTATTAAGGACTCTAAACAATAG
- the ytkD gene encoding nucleoside triphosphatase YtkD, which translates to MIVFQDMYLNEVNLSFTNNPFSMDPRHVWVICRHNDQWLLTDHSERGLEFPGGKIEKDETPEQAAVREVMEETGGIVSDLNYIGQYKVIGKGKTIIKNIYFAKVSQLVEKDDYFETRGPVLLKNLPKNLSTNSMYSFIMKDDVLQHSIDYILKKAL; encoded by the coding sequence ATGATTGTTTTTCAGGATATGTACTTAAATGAAGTGAATTTATCCTTCACGAACAATCCTTTCTCGATGGATCCAAGACACGTCTGGGTAATTTGTAGGCACAATGATCAATGGTTGTTAACAGATCATAGTGAGCGAGGACTTGAATTCCCAGGAGGAAAGATAGAGAAGGATGAAACACCAGAGCAAGCCGCAGTTCGTGAAGTTATGGAGGAAACGGGTGGTATCGTTTCAGATTTAAACTATATTGGGCAATATAAAGTTATCGGCAAAGGAAAAACGATAATTAAAAATATATATTTTGCTAAGGTTAGTCAGCTAGTAGAGAAGGACGACTACTTTGAAACGAGAGGCCCAGTATTACTAAAGAATCTGCCGAAGAACCTCTCCACAAACTCCATGTATAGTTTTATCATGAAAGACGATGTTCTTCAGCATAGCATTGATTATATCTTAAAGAAAGCTCTCTAA
- a CDS encoding hydrolase: MEQSKKTYYVSIANGEISQISTASPWDFKIEATDEEIIQLREYFDQNYSSDWQGFLRAHVPYVEYHHDPMNDAIDETMQKVYKMMYELGDQDAKELIKSQNLISEISNKEH, from the coding sequence GTGGAACAAAGTAAAAAAACGTATTATGTTTCAATTGCCAATGGAGAGATATCCCAGATTAGTACTGCTTCTCCATGGGATTTCAAAATTGAAGCGACAGATGAAGAAATTATCCAGTTAAGAGAGTATTTTGATCAAAACTATTCTTCGGACTGGCAAGGTTTTTTACGAGCGCACGTTCCGTATGTTGAATACCATCATGATCCTATGAATGATGCTATTGATGAAACGATGCAAAAAGTATATAAAATGATGTATGAACTAGGTGATCAAGATGCGAAAGAGCTTATTAAATCACAGAATTTAATAAGTGAAATTAGCAACAAAGAACATTAG
- a CDS encoding cytosolic protein gives MKFIDELYEMYRHKLTGDEEDADILAFSVLEQLDRDDMITLIEELSDQELYNLVGFYMIEKLKAKMAREEFGDTKAVPNDGVRNIH, from the coding sequence ATGAAATTTATTGATGAATTATACGAGATGTATCGTCACAAGCTTACTGGCGATGAAGAGGATGCAGACATTTTAGCTTTCTCAGTATTAGAACAATTAGATAGAGATGATATGATTACACTAATTGAGGAGCTAAGTGACCAAGAACTTTATAACTTAGTTGGTTTTTATATGATTGAAAAATTAAAAGCCAAAATGGCTCGTGAGGAATTCGGGGATACTAAAGCAGTGCCAAACGATGGTGTTAGAAATATACATTAA